aattaattaattaattaaaaaaatatattctatttattcatgacagacggagacataggcagagggagaagcaggctcctcacagggcacccaatgggggactcgatccctggacatGGGATCATCACccgagcaaaaggcagacgctcaaccgctgggccactcaggcatcctcagacttgattttttaaaaaatttattacagTTCTTTCCCAGAGACAtaccaaatacttaaaaatataagaaaggaaaaaaaaaggaggatccctgggtggcgcagcggtttagcgcctgcctttggcccagggcgcgatcctggagacccgggatcgagtcccacgagtcccacgttgggctcccggtgcatggagcctgcttctccctctgcctgtgtctctgcctctctctctctctctctgtgtggctatcataaataaataaataaataaataaataaataaataaataaataaacaaacaaacaaacaataaaaaagaaaaaaagggaaaacagagaaaaagatacACGTGGCaaatactaaaaacaacaacaaaaaaaaaaccgaTGTAGCTGTATTAATCAGTCCAAATGAGctcaaagcaaaaaataaagtattaccaAAGATAAagatcatgattttaaaaaaatttcaattcatcaagaagacacAATTCTAAACTTGTTGCATTTAATAAGCtcactttaaaatataagtgataatagtatttgaagaaaataagggaagggattTTTCTAATCTGagagtatctcttttttttttttttttaatctgagagtATCTATATGAGTATCCTCAAAAGCATTTCCTACactataaaatattgttgaaggaaaataaagaagacctaataaatggaaaaacatcccactTCATGAATCAGAAGATTTAATATTACATCTTAATTAActtagtttatttaaaatggcACTGTTCCCGTCATGGGACTGAATATTGGCTTCCCAAAAATCACATGTTGAATTCTAATCCTCAGCACCacagaatgtgattgtatttggaaatAGTGCCTCTAAGGAGGTGATTAAATTACATGAGGCCATATGaatggaccctaatccaatatgactagtgtcttataaaaagaggagattaggacacagacatgcacgAGAAAAGAACACATGAAGATACAAGAAGATTGTCATCCATAAGGCAAGAGAGAGGTctggaacagattcttccctcATGGTCCCCAGAAGAAAACAACCCTGTTGACACCTTGTGATCTTGTTTTCCATCTTCTAGAAGAACAGGAAGTTAATTTATGTTGTTCACACCACCACTCTGTGTGATTTGTTATGGTCACCCTGGCAGACTCTGCAAATTGATGTACAGATTAAATGCAATCTCCAACAAAATTCCAGCTGGCTTCTTGATataaattgacaagctgatcctaaaatccCCATGGAAATTCAAAGAACCCAGAATCTTGAAAGAGTAAAGTTGGATgattcccaatttcaaaacttactataaagcaacaataatcaagacaatgtgatacACACATAGAACCAACAtaaagatcaacaaaataaaactgagagtccagaaataaactctcacatTTACGGTCGGTTGaattttgacaagggtgccaagaaaataagaatgatcttttcagggttgcctgggtggctcagcggttgagtgtctgccttcagctcaggttgtgatccccggttccaggatcgagtcccacatcaggctccttgcagggagcctgcttctccctctgcctatgtctctgcctctcctctctgccaccctcataaataaataaataaatcttaaaaaaaagatattttcaataaatggtgttgagacaattggatatccacatgcaaaatagtGAATTTGGATCCCTACCTCAAACCATacataaattaactcaaaataaatcaaagacctACAtgtccctctacctatgtctctgcctctgtgtgtgtgtgtgtgtctctcgtgaataaataaataaaatcttttaaaaaatacctttcttttaaaaaaataataaaaggagaacccacagaatgggggcagatatttgtaaatcacatgTTCTTTGATAAAGAACATGTATACACAATAAACAAGTCTTTtgactcaataataaaaagacagacCAATTCAAAAAAACAGGACAAGGATCTAAATAAATAGcctttctccaaagacatacaatgGTTAATGAGTACATgtaaagatactcaacatcattagatcaagaaaatgcaaatcaaaactataaagaGACTATAACCCACTAGGATGTCTATAATGAGAAAacagataataacaaatgttggcaaatgtggagaaattggaactttcATACACTGCTGTGGGATTTCAAGTGGGACTTTGAAAAACAAGCTGGCAGCCAGCCCCTCAAAAAGATTtaacatagaattaccacatgacccatcaattctatttctgtatatacagaaaaatgaaaacataggtcAGCAAATTGCAGAACAGTAGATATAGTATGTCACACACCCATATGCTTATATACTGCAtgcatacagaaaaaaatcaagatgtatGCACCTATCTTTGGGGGAAAGGAGAAACTGGAAGGAGAAGAGATTCtatcatttcacattttaaacttttcagtATTGCTTACAtctgtttcaaataaatgtacttttttctctaaaaaagaggaaatttttattttgatttttgtaataCAGATTAGTTTAATATGCAAACCTGTGGCAATTACTTGGAGACCATGAGAAATGAAACACACATGCTCAGTCTCTGGTGGTTAGGAAATCAAacattagggacacctgggtggcccagcgattgagcatctgccttcagcccagggcttgatcctggagtccctggatcaagtcccacatcaggctccctgcgtggagcctgcttctccctctgcttctctctctctcatgaataaataaataaaatcttttaaaaaaagaaatcaagcatTACTTTTCTGCTTCACATATTCTATGACTTTCACATACACTACCATGTCTGATCCTCTATGAGAGACTTTTACCATGTTGCCTACAAGAACTATGAgacccagagaaataaaacacttGCTTAACGCTGCAGAACTAGTTAATAAGGCCAGAGCTAGAACTCGGATTTTACTTCACCAGAATGCTGCTGCACAACTTTGAATTCCACATTTGGAGTTAGTTAAGGCTCTGTCACTAGATAACTTCAGTGGCTTAAGTATTCTCCAAGCCTCAAGTTCCTCCTCtgcaatatttgaaaaatccTCCCAGTGTTTTGTGAACAggttaaattttgtatataaagCATTTGGACATTGATAAGGAGTAGTTATTgttgtatgtataaataaaatgctgtgcATCTCTGTACTGTATACCTGTACTGCTTCTGTGGTCACACTCAAAAGGTTGACTTTTGCTATCTACTAAGGCTGAACATATTCATTCCCTATAATAccgcaattccactcccaggtatataccCCACTGAAATGCACATCTATGTTGGACAAAAGATAGGTTCTTGAATGTTCACTGCACTATAGTCTCAATCTGAGAACGATCAAATGCCCACTGATAGTAAAGCTGACAAACACTTGTCCTGGCACAAAATGGAATACCACTTAGCAATGATAATAAACGATCTACAACTACACCCAACAGTACACATAATCTcacaatgttgagtgaaagaagaaagacaggGAAGAAGACGCACCGAAGGATTCATTCCCATTAAACCACTCATTTTGTCGGAATAGGAGAGTACCTTGGGGGACAGGGATTGGTGCCAGGAGCAGGAATGAGGGTGGCTACTGGAGTGCAGGTAATGAGGTTTCTGGATTCGCGTGCTTGGTTGCGTGGGTATATTCCAGGTTGTGAAAAGTCATTGGACTTGTACGCTGAGGGTTGGCGTGTTTTTTGTACATATAataagctaaaaattaaaaacaacaaaaaacagagttGCCCTTTCCAGGGAGGGGCTGGAATTCTTGGAATTTTGCCTAAACTCATTCAGGTCTGGTTTTACCACGAGTAGGTGACCCAATTTTGACTCCAACAGATGAGAACCGCTGGAGGGAGAGTGCCTTGTGGAGGCGGGCTGAGCACCACGCCCAGATTTCAGGAGGCCCCGCGCACCCCGCCCGGCCTGGGACAACCACCTGCGGCGTCAGCCTCCGGCGCGTTCCGCGAACGAGGCCCACCGGCCTGCAGCGCCCCGACGCCTCCGGACgcggccccgcctcccgccgctGCTGCGCCCGGGGACGCCTGACCCCGCGGGCCCGCGAGGCGCGCTCCGCCGCCCGGACTGGACCGCGCTCGGGCGCGAACGGCAGCTCCCCAGCCCGAGGTCCAGACGGCGCGGCGCGCAGCCGGGATGGCGACGGTGAGCCTGGAGCCCGCGGGCGGCTGCGCCTGGGACGAGCCGGTGCGCATCTCCGTGCGCGGCCTGGCCCCGGGACAGCCCGTCACGCTGCGCGCGTCCCTGCGCGACGAGAGGGGCGCGCTCTTCCGGGCCCACGCGCGCTACCGGGCGGACGACCGCGGCCTCCTGGACCTGGCGCGCGCGCCCGCGCTGGGCGGCAGCTTCGTGGGGCTCGAGCCCATGGGGCTGCTCTGGGCCCTGGAGCCCGAGACGCCTTTCTGGCGGTTCGTGAAGCGGGACGTGCAGACGCCCTTCGCCGTGGAGCTGGAGGTGCTGGACGGCCACGAGCCCGACGCCGGGCGGCTCCTGGGCCGGGCGCTGCACGCGCGCCACTTCCTGCGGCCCGGGGTGCGGCGGGTGCCGGTGCGCGCGGGCCGGGTGCGCGGCGCGCTCTTCCTGCCCCCGGGTGAGTGAGGAGTTCGGGACGCGGGACCGGGGCCCACGTGGCCGGCGGCTTCCGGTACTGCTGCCGGCCGGTGTAGCCCTCCCTTAGGACAAAGAAGCTGGCAAGGACTCGGTCAGTGGCCAGACAACCAAAATGGAGTATTTTAACTTGTTGGGCTCCATTAACGCGTTCTGCTTACATtaagttatctcatttaatctctatCATATCTCAGCTGAGTACAGTTATTCCgcagactaaaaaataaaacaacaacaaaaactcaaaaaaaaccaaaacagggtCTGGAGGGTAGGTATGTGATCCATTGTGTTATTAATAACTACTCTATAGATCTCATCGGCCCTATCGATCAAGGAAGCTATTGCTATGTCACCCTTCAATAGCGTCCTGGCTATACTGGGCCTCTTGTCCACTTCTTCATGTCCCTGTGTACCACAGATCACACTTTAGACTCTACTGACTTTCTCCTGAAGCCATCTTtgggtttctatttttctttcttctctctaaatAGACATCTGAAATACCAGTAGACACACACAAAGCCAAGGGTCAGTGCCACACAACATAAAGCTTTATTTCAAGATTCTTAATTTTATGTCCCAATTCCCTAACAGAGCACTATGAATCAGCACTGTGTAAAACATGAAATTCCTCCTCCCTTGATGTCGTCATAGTGAAAGACTTTGTTACTCTCCCTGGTAGCTAAAGATTCTTAGAACCTTATAGATCATTTATAGAATCATATAGAGTGTAGACTCATCAATGAGAAGGTACCGTGTAGATTTTCTTGGTACTTACGTTCCCTTTGCATAGTAACTCAGAAAgctgttgttttccttttgattcaTAGGAACCCactaaataatttagaaagatctctaaaagaaaagcaaattcttgTATAATGCCTTTCCTTCATATTATTCTCTTCTCTAGGACCTGGACCTTTCCCGGGAATCATTGATATCTTTGGAATCGGAGGGGGCCTGGTGGAGTATCGGGCCAGCCTTTTGGCTGGTCATGGCTTTGCCACCTTTGCTCTAGCTTATTATAACTTTGAAGATCTCCCCAAGGAAATTGACAGCGTAGACCTGGACTACTTTGAAGAAGCCCTATGCTACATGCTTCAACACTCTGAGGTTCTCTTGATATCCTTTATTGTATCATTCT
This Canis lupus familiaris isolate Mischka breed German Shepherd chromosome 8, alternate assembly UU_Cfam_GSD_1.0, whole genome shotgun sequence DNA region includes the following protein-coding sequences:
- the ACOT4 gene encoding peroxisomal succinyl-coenzyme A thioesterase isoform X1; the encoded protein is MATVSLEPAGGCAWDEPVRISVRGLAPGQPVTLRASLRDERGALFRAHARYRADDRGLLDLARAPALGGSFVGLEPMGLLWALEPETPFWRFVKRDVQTPFAVELEVLDGHEPDAGRLLGRALHARHFLRPGVRRVPVRAGRVRGALFLPPGPGPFPGIIDIFGIGGGLVEYRASLLAGHGFATFALAYYNFEDLPKEIDSVDLDYFEEALCYMLQHSEVKGPGIGLLGISLGADICLSMASFLKNISATVSINGSGFSGNKGIRYKQTFIPPLGHDLRRIKVAFSGILDIVDIRNDVVGGHENPSMIPMEKAQGPILFIVGQDDHNWRSELYAQIASERLQAHGKEKPQIISYPGTGHYIEPPYFPFCPASIQKLLNKPVIWGGEPRAHSKAQEDAWKQILTFFCKHLGGTQNIAPPKL
- the ACOT4 gene encoding peroxisomal succinyl-coenzyme A thioesterase isoform X2, whose protein sequence is MATVSLEPAGGCAWDEPVRISVRGLAPGQPVTLRASLRDERGALFRAHARYRADDRGLLDLARAPALGGSFVGLEPMGLLWALEPETPFWRFVKRDVQTPFAVELEVLDGHEPDAGRLLGRALHARHFLRPGVRRVPVRAGRVRGALFLPPGPGPFPGIIDIFGIGGGLVEYRASLLAGHGFATFALAYYNFEDLPKEIDSVDLDYFEEALCYMLQHSEVKGPGIGLLGISLGADICLSMASFLKNISATVSINGSGFSGNKGIRYKQTFIPPLGHDLRRIKVAFSGILDIVDIRNDVVGGHENPSMIPMEKAQGPILFIVGQDDHNWRITEREREAETQAEGEAGSMHREPDVGFDPGSPGSRPGPKAGAKPLRHPGIPISDL